Genomic segment of Salvia splendens isolate huo1 chromosome 12, SspV2, whole genome shotgun sequence:
TTTATAGTCAAAAGGGTTAAAAGGAATTATATCTGCAAGAGTAACTTACCCAAGAGAAATGACCAGCATGGAATTTATTACCATCTCCGGCCAGATGTGCATCAACAGGAGTCAGCTTCAGCAACCTCGGAGCTGGAATCTTGTTTCCCATCCGACCAGAAAAGCCAGTTTTCGTCTTACCATCCTTATCCGTGAACAAAGTGCATATCAAGATCAAATATGTATCTGTGGTACCCAACACCCACTTCCCATCATAAGTAACATCAACCGATGTTATGGGTGAACCAAGGCCAGGGAATGCAGTTTTTGCCTGCCTCATTGATGTCCTTGAGTACAGTCTAATCTTCCCATCAAGCGACCCAACAACAATGGAACCATCTCCAGCCGTTGCAAAACATTGAAAGTTGGTCCCTCTCGAGAACATGTGACCTTGGGTCCAATGCAGCACCGGTGGATTGTCATCTGTGATCTTCTGAACCACTCCCTTCCTGTCCCGCATATCCCACTGACACAGATTGTTGTTATCCAGACCCAAGAAAGTCGACTCCGAAGGGTCCAATTGTGAACCCTTTGAATCACTAGTGATATCTTTCATAGTGATATCAACCCCATCTTTTGCAAACTTCCACTCTGTGACAATCTTCCCTGTCTCAATATCCAACTGGCGAAGCCCAGTTGTAGGTGACTTCCCTCCCTTTAATGGACTCATCAGCATCATGTTCGTCTCTCCCCTCATTAAAAGCCCCTTCTTTGGGGTTGCGGAGTTACCAGAACTCGATCCCAAGTTATTGTCATCAAACTTGACATAAACTCCTTTCCCATGAATCCCATGACTAAAGTTCTTGACAACCTGAACTCCTGAATCACTAACCAAGAAACTGTTATCCAGTGCCCCCAAAGCCAAGCTCTGAATCCCTCCACCAGTTGCCgcctcctcaaactcctccaaCAAATCCTGGCTCTCCCTCTCCGGGAAATCCACCGGCCTCTTATCAGGAGTCTTCCATTCACCATCATCTGCATCCTCCCACATTGCATCATCCGACTCCTCCGGCTTCACCCAACCTATAAACTCCTTCCCATATATCTTCAATTTGTTCTCTTCCGTGGCTCTCAATCCATAAACATTCTCAAACAAACAATCCTGAAACTTAGTCACAAAACCCCTATACTCCTCATCCACGAAAAATTTCAACGCCCAAACGCCTCTATCCACAAAATCAACCCTCCTCTGGTCCCCGAAGAACTTCATCTGCAAATCCGTGGAAACCCTAACACCGATCTTCTCCCCAATTTTCAAAACCCAAAATCCTTCCCCACGACGCAATTCGTCTTCATCATACTCGTCCTCGTCTTCGATTTTCAACTTCTTAACAAATTTATAATAACTAAGCTTCTCAGAGACCACCCACTTCGCCTTGGGCGTGTTGCCGCCGATGTGAAGGTAAAGCTTAACGGCGTTCCTTAAGTCAACTTTAGGCTTCTGAGGCGAAGGAGACGCATTACTCGGGTACTTCAGCTTTAAATCCTGCAGCCTTGAATCGATTTCATTTAGGGTTTTTGCACTGACCTGTGGGGAGCGATCCTCTGCGTGCTCCTGgatttcctcttcctcctcctcatcgGAATATTCCGAATCGGAAAGTTCGAGCCCTTCGCGACTCTGTGAACCGCCCATGGTGGTGGCGCTCCGCCTCCGGAAAATTACAGTCAAACAAAAGAATCAGTTCAATTTTTGGAGAATTCACAAcctttttcccccaaaaataaaTCTCATCCTGGAGCTGagattttatttcaaatttgagTATACAATCAAGAGcgctaaattttttatttcggATTCAAACAATCTGAATGAGGagctgaaaattttattttgaatttgagtGATGATGGAGAACTTAGCGGTGATTTTGAGGAGATTTGGGAATGAATTGGGAAAGTGGGACACGGTGGCAATAAAGTCGGCGTTGAGATGGCGACACGTGTGAGCATTGCGTAGTTCCGAAGCAACTGCCATTGTTTAAAACCAATTTAAACTCCCTAGTTTGAACTTTTATCTTATTAATTTGATTAGTTTTTTTATAGCATGAGTTTtgaattctttttttattataattcaaAGTTCAAACTTAAAAAGTCTTTTTTTACGATGATTTTTTAATTGATGCAATCATGGATATAGTTAATCATGTGAAAACCAAGATTTTTGACGTATCTAATTGAGTATTGAGTACAAACTTTGGTGAATACTTCCGTCCGCAAAATGTTGTTCATATTTGACtcaacacgaattttaagaactGTGAAAAAAAtaagtggaaaaagttagtggaatgtaagcctcacatttatatattagttttataatagaacgtgagtgtaatgagttagtggaaagtgaagtTCATAaacttaaaatggaaaaaaaaagaaaaagaaaaaaagtaaaatggaCTACATTTTacggacggaccgaaatggtgGACCACATTTCACGTCATTCTTGActtttgttgaaaaattctGTCTTCATTAGTCAATCAAAATACGTCAAATAATTCATCTAAATCTTTACTTTATGCATCAACTAACCGAATCTTGTTACAAAACGATcgaatattggacataatattGTCATTATAGActataattgattttttttaattaaaagtaaGGCTATAGTACCAACTAAATTGAATAGATtaaaattttctgaaatttggTTTGGCAGTttgaataaatattactccacaCAAACATAGCTCTTACTTATCTCTGTGTTGTACGTTTAATAATTCTGAGTAAAAAATCAATCAACAAAAGTTAACATGCATTTTAGAAAGTTGATCATTTGGCAATACTCTTTTTTCCAGTAAATACACCACCACCGTTATTTACATCTAAATCCCCTCTCGGTGAGAGACATATACCATAATACACTTAGCAACGAGGATAAGTACAAGTGATTTTATAactccaaacaaaaaaaatccacCATTAATCTAAAAGTTTGACCCTAACTAAGGAAGAATCATAAATAGCACTATATAGTGTGAATACCACTATTACACACTTTAATCAATATTTTTCACATTACTTTCATTAACATTCACTAGAAATGGCATGttcaatttatataaaataaattgacagataaaattatactaccaAGTAGAACAATAATTCCTAAATTGATTTGATGGCTATTAATATAGCTTGATGAATCTTTTTAATACAAAAGACCATTAGAGCGACCTAGCATACAATAGCAGGTGAAATAGATTTATTGATGATATAAATGTTAGAGAATATGGTGAAGCTGGAGAACACCATTTGAAACAATGTAAATGTATGCATAGTAAAATAGCTTGTTGTAGAAAGGACTTTTGTATTCAATATGATTGCTCAACTTTCTTTACAGATTacaatctatatatataatatactagAGAAAGATCTAGAATTATGCTAAAACCCTAGCATGACTAGCAAACAAAAGCAGAACCAAACAACTTACTTTAACCGAAAGCATAacagcatctccagtggtcggcggacaagccatagcccagccatgccacatcagcagcactaaattcctcctgccacatcagctggacaagcaactggacaagcaatagctcagtcatagccttgccacatcatcagcactaaaaacaaataattaaacaatcatacaaaatacggaattaaattcacgacacatatacgggaaaattctctaataatattaaatttttaaaaatacattaattaaaaaaaagtaaaaaaaattacattacttaaaaaaaatcctaatccacgcacgtatatatagtgtttcgaaaaaaaataaaattggctcgccggttcctcgtcgatcgggaggctgcaatagcggtgagccgatcggcgagagaatcggcgagcgcccgggaatcggcgtgccctcgccgaaattctcgccgatttggcgctcgccggctgcaatagttcggcgagccgCTCGACGAGCGCCAAAAATTGGCGAGGCGCTCGCTCgccgaccactggagatgctctaaagcaGATCTGCACCTTAATGTACTTGATATCAGAAACTCTGCCTCTAGCTATCCTTTAGTCAAGCATTCTTTCCATGTAGGATTGATAAGTTGAGAGCTCGTGACTTTACACGCTACCACTTGGTTCCTCTTCAACACATCAACATTGCAGGCTTCATTCTCTTTAATCTTCACAGCTTTTTCCATTAACCTTGAGTTGGACTCCTTAACAATAAAGATTGCCAATTAGAGATTTGTCTTCACTAAGCTAGTCATGAAAAAAAATCAGTCTACATATATCACATGTGCATCTATAGATAAACTTTAAAAGTAAAATGTATGGCATGTATTTCATTGATTTGAGATATTTAAGAAATATCGACCCATCAATAGAGAGTAGGAGGAGTATTTTATTCATAATGTCATTTACAATGTCATATAGCAGCCATTTGAATAGCCCAATAATACTATTGCTAGTATGTTGTATAACTGGGCTGTTTTCTTTACTATTTTCTCTGCTGTTAATGCCCAAAATTcccaatattttcaaattattgtTCCCGAATTGATTATATCTTTTTATTTTGATGAAGATAATGATGTTTCTTATTTAACACTAAGCAGGTGTTTGATTAAGCATAACATTTTAAAGAGTTATAAAACGTTTCATTAATTTTTACTTCATCAATTCCAATTTAATTGATtcgtaatattatttttaaaactttcCAAGTTAAAAAAATTACTTCATCTTTTGATAAAAATTAACTATATAGCATTCTCACTTCTCTATCCTTCTcagttatatatttttatttaacttatAAACACATTTATCTTAATTCTTATACCAAAATAAAACTGTCTTGTTGAAGTCGGACTGATGGAGCAAGATGTAAGGTCTTAAAATCTTATAAGTGGCAATAGTATTTGAAAAAGACTTGGGTCCGTTCGACTTCTTCTTCCGTGCTCCTTCTCCGTCGATCAACTGCGGTGTTCCCCAAATTATTTTTGATTGGTTTTGTTAGAATATGGAAATCAAATATTGTAACTAAGGAAATGATCATGTaattaatatgtaattgatagCACTCAAAATTAGGGGATTCTTTACCTTATGTAAATTAGGGCAATCCTCTACATTAAGAGGATTGCCCCATCGatgaaaaacacacaaaaaatcaTCCCAACAATTTCTACTGCTTCTTCCCTCTCGGTTATCCAATTAAACATGGTACCAGAGTAGGTTGAGCAATAGGGACTCAGAATTTAACATCATCATCGTCCAAATACCAATCTCGAACCCAGGCCAAAAGGCAAAAACCTGCAatcatcagaaaaaaaaaacgatgTCAGAATCAGACAACGAGAATAAGAATTCGTTGGTGAATGTCCCTGACGACATCATAATGAAGTTTGCAGAGTTCCTCCGAAACCTCCAGACCATGCCAATCACCCCACGACCAACGACGGTGAACGCAGACAACCTCAGTGAAGTAGCCGTCTCAACCAAGTTATCGGGAGACAACTAACCACTGCGGGCGAACCTGATCAAACGAGCGATTGGGGGAAAAGGCTTAACATCCCATATCTCGAAGGGTTTAGAACCTCCGACAGAAACCGATCCCAGCCACGAGACATGGCAAAAATTGGACCAGTGTGCGTTCGGGTGGATCATCAACAATATGGAACCCGAACTCGTGAATGAGGTATCACAATACCCAACTGCTCGAGAACTTTGGGAGGGGCTAGCCGTGACATACGGCAGCGGAGGCGATTCGCTCCAGGTATACGACCTACACTGAAAAGCAAGCAACATCAAACAGGGAGAATTGACCCTCGAACAACTGTGGAACCGACTCCAAAGCATTTGGATGTCGATTGATGGAAAGAAGCCAAAACCGATGAAGGACCCGGAAGATATCGCGATCTACAACCGAGAAAGACAGGAGACCAGGCTCTTCCAGTTTCTAATGGCACTCAAtgacggacacgaagtaaccCCTGCCCTCAGTCCGGGACGCTTACGCGACTGTCCGACGAGAAGCGACAAACGACGGAGTCCTCAAACCCCAGGTCACCGATGGAAGAGACCTTATAACTGAAATCACGTGGATACGAAGGCTCCTGACAGAAATAGGCTTCCCACCTACTTAGAAGAGTCAACTgttctgtgacaacaaggcaGCAATCAGCATAGCCGAAAATCTAGTCCAGCACGACCGAACGAAGCATGTGGAAATTGATCGACACTTCATAAAAGAGAAGATAGAGAAGGGAATTATTGAGTTTCCCTTTATCCGCTCAGAAGATCCACTGGCAGACATCCTAACCAAAGTTGTCCACTCGAAGGTGTTTGAAGAAGTATTAGGCAAGCTAAGGATCGGAGATGCCGTCActtagcttgagggggagtgttagaatatGGAAATCAAATATTGTAACTAAGGAAAGGATCATGTaattaatatgtaattgatagCATCCAAAATTAGGGGATTCTTAACCTTATGTAAATTAGGGCAATCTTCTATATTAAGAGGATTGCCCCATCGATGAATAACACACAGAAAATCATCCCAACAATGTCTACTGCTTCTTACCCCTCGGTTATCCAATTAAACAGGTTTGATATAGCCAATGTTCAATTTGGACACAAGAAATTGTTTGCTCCACTTATCTTGATTGAGGGAGTTATTCTTCGAATATTtcattagagtgtccactatagtataGGCGCGTCGGCCGCCCCGGCAGGGCGAAGGCGGGGCGGTCTATTATGGGCGGGACATCCGCCCCCGAAGCGGACAAAAAAAAGGGGCGGAAGGCCTTCCGCCGAGAAATGTGCGAGGACTCGCCGGTCTCCGGGCGGCGGGGCGGCCGGCGAGCCGGCCTATAGTGGGGGCGGTTTGCGGCGGGGCGaacgattttttattttttgttttttttaaaattcaatttagtttacctataaatacactcCATTTCACTCATTATTTTTACACCATTCCAATTATTCActcatactttctctcactaatATTTGTGGATTCTATTGGTATTtaaaatggacgatttgtggaaCGAAGCGTtgaattctctgattcaagaggtgcagaaCGACGCCGATGCGGACGATGCGGCGCGCGTGGTGGAGATCCCGGAGGccgcgatccctcgtgcgattactcGTCGTCGGACGATACAACGAGATGGGCGTACCAcagagcaatgaatatttgatccaatgtttcactgatatgcgcaggagcacaACACATATCGCACTCcatgccgatttgattgaagaagtttgggcatgTAGGGGAGGTGGCGGCGCAGTGTGAACAGCATCATGATGTTCAATAGATTAatatttcgttgtataatttttgaGCGTGAAAAAAGAACTGGGACTGTGGACAAAAAAGAGTGCGGGGCTATTGAAGTTATCCACCTATAATGGACACTCTTAGATGACAGCAAATTATACCGTTTTGGATTggcttacaagttacaacaacaGTGCTTGCTAGGGAAATACACCTGCTTTTTGATCACGTGTTAAATGTGGTTtcctttttctatcatttcagCTCACTCTAATTAAACACATGACTCCATTTAGTTAGTTAAACTATTGCCTTTTATGGAAAACGTGTGAATTCCGAATATCTTATCCCTGGGAAGAAAGAGTCTAATTAATGCTGACATGTCAGATGGAATATCTTCTGTCCATCATTATTCAATTGCTACTGCTTGTCCTTACTCGTTTTCAACTTTCACACTTTTAATATCCTAGTTTCAAGATAACGGGGAAAATATATTACTCTGTGTGTTTGAACTTTGAACAGAATAAGCATTTGGAAAAGTTAATATTTATACTTTTAAAATTGCGTAATTTGAAACATGTTGATGAAATGTTGTTACGGTTTCAAGTTGACATATTTTAGTACTGGAGTACTACTTTTTTAGcttttatttatgttaattaccATATTCGTGAAGAGAGATGCGTCCTTGGTAGTttttatttgttgtgttttgcatGGGTTTAACGAAATATTTGGTGGTGAcaaactaattaaatcaatatATATGTTAATCACAATCATCTATTCATTAATTAAACAATAGCAATTTCCTTATAAAGATGAGAGAGGAGTATATAAATTCCAACCCCCCCCATATAAAACAATCGAAAAGAAAAATATAGGAAGcgtttgaataaaaaaatcttCAAACCTGCTATCTGATTATTTAAAACTTAATTCTCTATATTCAATATGACTACACGCATTGGACATTCCCGCCATTAGCAGAATCCGAGGAATCGCCATTGTTGAAATCCATCATCACCAGCCACTGCTCCATCTCTTCTTCCCCAATCGTCAAATCCCATATATTATCACTCTGATTTTTGCTGCTCGATCCCGTTTCCCAAATCCCCCCATTCCCCTGTTTACTAATCTTCTTCGGAGATTCCACAACCGCCCTTTCCCCTTTCCGCTTCTGCTGAGAGCTCGATGAGCTCTCAGCAGCAGAAGCAGAGGACCCCGCGGCCGCAGTGTAGTCCGAGAACGGGAAATTGACCTTCGCCCGCGGCCCCCGGAACTCAATCGCCGCCCTATCATACGCCCGCGCGGCGTCCTCGGCCGTCTCGAACGTCCCCAGCCACACGCGCACCGCCCTCCGCGGGTCCCGTATCTCCGCCGCCCATTTCCCCCACGGCCGCTGCCGCACTCCTCTGtagttcttcttcttcctcttcttcggcGGCGCACTCACCGCCTTCTTCTCCTCATTAAACAAATTACACCCCAAGCACCCTTTAATCCCGCAGAATCCGCACGTCTCCATATCGCCGGAAACAGAGAAGACcccatcgccgccgccgccggaatACAAGAATCTGAAATCATTAGCCGGG
This window contains:
- the LOC121759357 gene encoding protein CYPRO4-like, with the protein product MGGSQSREGLELSDSEYSDEEEEEEIQEHAEDRSPQVSAKTLNEIDSRLQDLKLKYPSNASPSPQKPKVDLRNAVKLYLHIGGNTPKAKWVVSEKLSYYKFVKKLKIEDEDEYDEDELRRGEGFWVLKIGEKIGVRVSTDLQMKFFGDQRRVDFVDRGVWALKFFVDEEYRGFVTKFQDCLFENVYGLRATEENKLKIYGKEFIGWVKPEESDDAMWEDADDGEWKTPDKRPVDFPERESQDLLEEFEEAATGGGIQSLALGALDNSFLVSDSGVQVVKNFSHGIHGKGVYVKFDDNNLGSSSGNSATPKKGLLMRGETNMMLMSPLKGGKSPTTGLRQLDIETGKIVTEWKFAKDGVDITMKDITSDSKGSQLDPSESTFLGLDNNNLCQWDMRDRKGVVQKITDDNPPVLHWTQGHMFSRGTNFQCFATAGDGSIVVGSLDGKIRLYSRTSMRQAKTAFPGLGSPITSVDVTYDGKWVLGTTDTYLILICTLFTDKDGKTKTGFSGRMGNKIPAPRLLKLTPVDAHLAGDGNKFHAGHFSWVTESGKQEKHLVATVGKFSVIWNFQQVKNRAHHCYEKQQGLKSCYCYKIVLKDESIIESRFMHDKFAVGSSPEAPLVVATPMKVTSFSMSGKRR
- the LOC121757324 gene encoding ethylene-responsive transcription factor ERF109-like, with amino-acid sequence MQISNNRIKQQQNTAAAASISMSAPPPQRLSYEEEASVMVAALKNVITGEAALSNPANDFRFLYSGGGGDGVFSVSGDMETCGFCGIKGCLGCNLFNEEKKAVSAPPKKRKKKNYRGVRQRPWGKWAAEIRDPRRAVRVWLGTFETAEDAARAYDRAAIEFRGPRAKVNFPFSDYTAAAGSSASAAESSSSSQQKRKGERAVVESPKKISKQGNGGIWETGSSSKNQSDNIWDLTIGEEEMEQWLVMMDFNNGDSSDSANGGNVQCV